One genomic window of Streptomyces sp. NBC_01498 includes the following:
- a CDS encoding small secreted protein: MNKKLAAALSGGSVLLMALSGCGDDSDTKVNDWAKKVCDQVQPQLTKIAGANASIQQATSGSSKPADVQKTDSAAFQSISDAYKALGSAVNTAGAPPVEDGEKTQKEAVGELNTTSAAYAGLKTKVDDLDIKDQAKFADGLKGVADELAKLSTSGDRALQKLQSGDVGAAMAKQPGCQRPKTSAPADAGAGAPAA, from the coding sequence GTGAACAAGAAGCTCGCAGCCGCACTGTCAGGCGGTTCGGTACTGCTCATGGCGCTGTCGGGCTGCGGTGACGACAGCGACACCAAGGTGAACGACTGGGCCAAGAAGGTCTGCGACCAGGTCCAGCCGCAGCTGACGAAGATCGCCGGCGCCAACGCCTCCATCCAGCAGGCGACCTCGGGCAGCAGCAAGCCCGCCGACGTGCAGAAGACCGACTCGGCGGCCTTCCAGTCCATCTCGGACGCCTACAAGGCGCTGGGCTCGGCCGTCAACACGGCGGGGGCCCCGCCCGTCGAGGACGGCGAGAAGACCCAGAAGGAGGCCGTCGGCGAGCTCAACACCACCTCCGCGGCGTACGCCGGTCTCAAGACCAAGGTGGACGACCTCGACATCAAGGACCAGGCGAAGTTCGCGGACGGCCTCAAGGGCGTCGCCGACGAACTCGCCAAGCTCAGCACGAGCGGTGACAGGGCCCTCCAGAAGCTCCAGTCCGGCGATGTCGGCGCGGCGATGGCCAAGCAGCCCGGCTGCCAGCGTCCGAAGACCTCCGCGCCCGCCGACGCCGGGGCGGGCGCGCCCGCGGCGTGA
- a CDS encoding sodium-translocating pyrophosphatase translates to MAENVDPQLSEHSTSLAAAVLTDGNRVIVIVVAVIALAALLVAQRLVRQVLAADEGTASMKEIAAAVQEGANAYLARQLRTLGVFAAVVFFLLMLLPAEGWSERAGRSLFFLVGALFSAATGYFGMRLAVRSNVRVAAAAREATPAEGEPEKDLTAVAHKAMKIAFRTGGVVGMFTVGLGLFGASCVVLVYAEDAPKVLEGFGLGAALIAMFMRVGGGIFTKAADVGADLVGKVEQGIPEDDPRNAATIADNVGDNVGDCAGMAADLFESYAVTLVAALILGTAAFGNFGLGFPLIVPAIGVVTAVIGIFAVAPRPSDRSGMTAINRGFFLSAVISLILVAVAAYTYLPSSYAELDGVTAQEITSHSGDPRVFALVSVAIGIVLAALIQQLTGYFTETNRRPVRDIGKSALTGPATVVLAGVAIGLESAVYTALLIGLAVYGAFLLGGASIMLALFAVALAGTGLLTTVGVIVAMDTFGPVSDNAQGIAEMSGDVEGAGAQVLTDLDAVGNTTKAITKGIAIATAVLAAAALFGSYRDAIATAVADVGAKAGEMSLSLDISQPNNLVGLILGAAVVFLFSGLAINAVSRSAGSVVYEVRRQFREHPGIMDRTEKPEYGRVVDICTKDALRELTTPGLLAVLTPIAVGFSLGVGALGSFLAGAIGTGTLMAVFLANSGGAWDNAKKLVEDGHHGGKGSDAHAATVIGDTVGDPFKDTAGPAINPLLKVMNLVALLIAPAVVQFSYGDDASAGIRAVVAVLAIGVIVGAVYVSKRRSVTVDDGGGESAAVSGGGASGDGTTTSPGSAVAS, encoded by the coding sequence ATGGCGGAGAACGTCGATCCACAACTGTCCGAGCACTCCACTTCTCTCGCTGCCGCGGTACTCACCGACGGCAACAGAGTGATCGTGATCGTCGTCGCGGTCATCGCACTGGCGGCGCTGCTGGTGGCCCAGCGACTGGTCCGTCAGGTGCTGGCGGCCGACGAGGGCACCGCGTCCATGAAGGAGATCGCCGCCGCTGTACAGGAAGGCGCGAATGCCTATCTGGCACGGCAGTTGCGCACCCTCGGTGTTTTCGCCGCCGTGGTGTTCTTCCTGTTGATGCTGCTGCCGGCGGAAGGCTGGTCGGAACGCGCGGGACGTTCGTTGTTCTTCCTGGTGGGCGCGCTTTTCTCGGCGGCCACCGGATACTTCGGCATGCGTCTCGCCGTACGGAGCAATGTGCGTGTCGCCGCTGCCGCGCGTGAGGCGACTCCGGCGGAAGGCGAACCGGAAAAGGATCTGACCGCCGTCGCGCACAAGGCGATGAAGATCGCATTTCGCACCGGCGGTGTGGTCGGCATGTTCACCGTGGGCCTCGGCCTGTTCGGCGCCTCCTGCGTGGTCCTCGTCTACGCCGAGGACGCGCCCAAGGTGCTGGAGGGCTTCGGTCTCGGCGCCGCGCTGATCGCCATGTTCATGCGTGTCGGCGGCGGCATCTTCACCAAGGCCGCCGATGTCGGCGCCGACCTCGTCGGCAAGGTCGAACAGGGCATCCCCGAGGACGACCCGCGCAACGCGGCGACCATCGCCGACAACGTCGGGGACAACGTCGGCGACTGCGCGGGCATGGCGGCCGACCTCTTCGAGTCGTATGCCGTGACGCTCGTCGCCGCGCTGATCCTCGGCACGGCGGCCTTCGGCAACTTCGGGCTCGGCTTCCCGCTGATCGTCCCCGCGATCGGTGTCGTCACGGCGGTGATCGGCATCTTCGCCGTCGCGCCCCGGCCGTCCGACCGCAGCGGCATGACCGCCATCAACCGGGGATTCTTCCTCTCCGCGGTGATCTCGCTGATCCTGGTGGCCGTCGCGGCGTATACCTATCTGCCGTCCAGCTACGCCGAGTTGGACGGGGTGACCGCCCAGGAGATCACCTCGCACTCCGGGGACCCGAGGGTGTTCGCGCTGGTCTCCGTCGCCATCGGCATCGTGCTCGCGGCGCTCATCCAGCAGCTCACGGGCTACTTCACGGAGACCAACCGGCGCCCGGTGCGCGACATCGGCAAATCGGCGCTCACCGGCCCGGCCACGGTCGTTCTCGCCGGTGTGGCCATCGGCCTGGAGTCCGCCGTCTACACGGCGCTGCTGATCGGTCTCGCCGTGTACGGGGCGTTCCTGCTCGGCGGCGCCTCGATCATGCTCGCCCTCTTCGCGGTCGCGCTGGCCGGCACCGGCCTGCTCACCACCGTCGGTGTCATCGTCGCCATGGACACCTTCGGCCCGGTCTCCGACAACGCCCAGGGCATCGCCGAGATGTCCGGGGACGTCGAGGGCGCGGGCGCGCAGGTGCTCACCGACCTCGACGCCGTGGGCAACACGACGAAGGCCATCACCAAGGGCATCGCCATCGCCACCGCCGTGCTGGCGGCGGCGGCGCTGTTCGGTTCGTACCGCGACGCCATCGCCACGGCCGTCGCGGACGTCGGGGCGAAGGCCGGTGAGATGAGCCTGAGCCTGGACATCTCGCAGCCCAACAACCTGGTGGGGCTGATCCTCGGGGCGGCGGTCGTGTTCCTCTTCTCCGGCCTCGCGATCAACGCCGTGTCGCGGTCGGCCGGTTCGGTGGTCTACGAGGTGCGGCGGCAGTTCCGTGAGCACCCGGGGATCATGGACCGTACGGAGAAGCCGGAGTACGGGCGTGTCGTCGACATCTGTACGAAGGACGCGCTGCGCGAGCTGACCACACCCGGCCTGCTCGCCGTGCTCACACCGATCGCCGTCGGGTTCTCGCTCGGCGTCGGCGCGCTCGGTTCGTTCCTGGCCGGCGCGATCGGTACGGGCACGCTGATGGCGGTCTTCCTCGCCAACTCCGGCGGGGCGTGGGACAACGCCAAGAAGCTCGTCGAGGACGGGCACCACGGCGGCAAGGGCAGCGACGCCCATGCCGCGACCGTCATCGGTGACACCGTGGGAGATCCGTTCAAGGACACGGCGGGCCCGGCGATCAACCCGTTGCTGAAGGTCATGAACCTGGTTGCGCTGCTGATCGCCCCCGCGGTGGTGCAGTTCAGCTACGGGGACGACGCCAGCGCCGGGATACGGGCCGTGGTGGCCGTGCTGGCGATCGGGGTGATAGTCGGCGCCGTGTACGTCTCCAAGCGGCGCTCGGTGACCGTCGACGACGGAGGCGGCGAAAGCGCGGCAGTCAGCGGAGGCGGAGCTTCCGGGGACGGAACGACCACGTCACCGGGCTCGGCGGTCGCTTCCTGA
- a CDS encoding ATP-binding protein, protein MATVELRFSAQPEHVRTARLVAAAVARRAGVDEAVLDEVRLAVGEACSRAVGLHRSHGITEPVRVALTEEEKVFSIEVGDGVPAPGTAAAAENVPVSRRSVLSGDVTEADAGDGEDEMGLAVISGLVDDVEVTSDATGGVIRMSWPTTSAVSLS, encoded by the coding sequence ATGGCCACCGTTGAACTCCGCTTCAGCGCCCAGCCCGAACACGTCAGGACGGCCCGTCTGGTGGCGGCTGCCGTGGCGCGCCGGGCCGGTGTCGACGAGGCGGTGTTGGACGAGGTCAGGCTCGCCGTCGGAGAGGCGTGCAGTCGCGCGGTCGGTCTGCATCGCAGCCACGGCATCACCGAGCCGGTGCGGGTCGCGCTGACCGAGGAGGAGAAGGTCTTCTCCATCGAGGTCGGCGACGGGGTGCCCGCGCCGGGTACCGCCGCCGCGGCGGAGAACGTGCCGGTCTCCCGCAGGTCCGTACTCTCGGGCGATGTCACCGAGGCGGACGCGGGCGACGGTGAGGACGAGATGGGCCTCGCGGTCATCAGCGGTCTGGTGGACGACGTGGAAGTGACCTCCGATGCCACCGGTGGCGTCATCCGGATGAGCTGGCCGACCACCTCGGCGGTCTCGCTCTCGTGA
- a CDS encoding STAS domain-containing protein, which yields MDLSLSTRNVSGPGGDRTVVEVGGEIDVYTAPKLREQLVELVNDGSYHLVVDMEGVDFLDSTGLGVLVGGLKRVRAHEGSLRLVCNQERILKIFRITGLTKVFPIHTTVDEAVAATD from the coding sequence GTGGACCTGTCCCTGTCGACTCGCAATGTGTCCGGCCCCGGTGGCGACCGTACGGTCGTCGAGGTCGGTGGCGAGATTGATGTGTATACCGCGCCCAAGCTGCGCGAGCAGTTGGTCGAGTTGGTGAACGACGGCAGTTACCACCTGGTCGTCGACATGGAGGGCGTGGACTTCCTCGACTCCACCGGTCTCGGCGTGCTCGTGGGTGGACTCAAGCGTGTGCGTGCCCACGAGGGCTCGCTGCGTCTGGTCTGCAACCAGGAGCGCATTCTCAAGATCTTCCGGATCACTGGCCTGACCAAGGTGTTCCCCATTCACACCACGGTCGACGAGGCCGTCGCCGCCACCGACTGA
- a CDS encoding DEAD/DEAH box helicase: protein MAFNHLPAAMHDALGPLSATPVTHSVPMATNRGPDRPPVNGGSRPSPGTVLDRLTAGPGRAARITHTEHLPPRAGRHAVWPDRIRPEVIKAIQLAGVDHPWAHQATAAEHALDGESVVIATGTASGKSLAYLAPVLTALLDGSEAPNGRGSTALYLSPTKALAADQRRAVKALAAPLGNGVRPAVYDGDTPVEEREWVRQYANYVLTNPDMLHRGILPAHPRWSSFLRSLRYVVVDECHTYRGVFGSHVAQVLRRLRRVCAHYGSDPVFLLASATAAEPALAAGRLTGLPVHEVADDASPRGEMVFALWEPPLTELHGEKGAPVRRTATAETADILTDLTLQGVRSVAFVRSRRGAELVSVIAQERLAEVDHSLVRRVAAYRGGYLPEERRALERALHSGELLGLAATTALELGIDVSGLDAVVIAGYPGTRASLWQQAGRAGRAGQGALAVLVARDDPLDTFLVHHPEALFRQPVESTVLDPDNPYVLAPHLCAAAAELPLTEADLDLFGPAAPDLLPQLVTSGLLRRRAAGWYWTRRERAADLADIRGGGGRPVQIVEKDTGRLLGTVDESASHAAVHDGAVHLHQGRTYLVRRLDLADSVALVEEAVPPYSTIARDTTAISVLETDTEIPWGGGRLCYGSVEVTNQVVSFLRRRLLTGEVLGETTLDLPPRTLRTRAVWWTVTEDQLDAARINPEQLGGALHAAEHASIGMLPLFATCDRRDIGGVSVPLHPDTLLPTVFVYDGHPGGAGFAERAFHTARAWLSATREAIASCECEAGCPSCIQSPKCGNGNEPLHKRAAVRLLGELLKGAPRSGPPETTDLPGPRPPATAERAEAGASGG, encoded by the coding sequence ATGGCATTCAATCACTTACCGGCAGCCATGCACGACGCCTTAGGACCATTGTCCGCCACGCCAGTGACACACTCGGTGCCGATGGCCACGAATCGAGGTCCCGACAGGCCGCCCGTGAACGGGGGCTCCCGCCCTTCCCCCGGTACGGTCCTGGACCGGCTCACCGCGGGGCCGGGCCGGGCTGCGCGCATCACCCATACGGAGCACTTGCCCCCGCGTGCGGGTCGGCATGCCGTCTGGCCCGATCGCATCCGTCCGGAAGTGATCAAGGCCATCCAACTGGCCGGGGTCGACCATCCGTGGGCCCACCAGGCGACCGCCGCCGAGCACGCCCTGGACGGCGAATCCGTCGTCATCGCCACCGGCACCGCGTCCGGCAAGTCCCTCGCCTATCTCGCGCCGGTGCTCACCGCCCTCCTGGACGGCTCCGAGGCGCCGAACGGGCGCGGCTCGACCGCCCTGTACCTCTCCCCGACGAAGGCGCTCGCCGCCGACCAGCGGCGCGCCGTGAAGGCGCTGGCCGCGCCCCTGGGCAACGGGGTGCGCCCCGCCGTGTACGACGGCGACACCCCGGTCGAGGAGCGCGAATGGGTACGCCAGTACGCCAACTACGTGCTCACCAACCCCGACATGCTGCACCGAGGCATACTGCCTGCCCACCCCAGGTGGTCCTCCTTCCTGCGCTCGCTGCGCTACGTCGTCGTCGACGAGTGCCACACCTACCGCGGTGTCTTCGGCTCCCACGTCGCCCAGGTCCTGCGCCGTCTGCGGCGTGTCTGCGCCCACTACGGCTCCGACCCCGTCTTCCTCCTCGCCTCCGCCACCGCCGCCGAACCCGCGCTCGCCGCCGGCCGGCTCACCGGCCTGCCCGTCCACGAGGTGGCCGACGACGCCTCACCGCGGGGCGAGATGGTCTTCGCCCTGTGGGAGCCGCCGCTCACCGAACTCCACGGCGAGAAGGGCGCACCGGTCCGCCGTACCGCCACGGCCGAGACGGCCGACATCCTCACCGACCTGACGCTCCAGGGCGTCCGCTCGGTCGCCTTCGTACGCTCCCGGCGCGGCGCAGAACTCGTCTCCGTCATCGCGCAGGAACGGCTCGCCGAGGTCGACCACTCACTCGTGCGGCGCGTCGCCGCCTACCGGGGCGGCTACCTGCCCGAGGAGCGCCGCGCCCTGGAGCGCGCCCTGCACTCGGGCGAACTCCTCGGCCTCGCCGCCACCACCGCCCTGGAGCTGGGCATCGACGTGTCCGGGCTCGACGCGGTCGTCATCGCCGGCTATCCGGGCACCCGTGCCTCCCTGTGGCAGCAGGCGGGCCGCGCGGGCCGTGCCGGTCAGGGCGCCCTCGCGGTGCTGGTCGCCAGGGACGATCCGCTGGACACCTTCCTCGTCCACCATCCCGAGGCGTTGTTCCGGCAGCCCGTCGAGTCGACCGTGCTGGACCCGGACAACCCGTACGTCCTCGCCCCCCATCTGTGCGCGGCCGCCGCCGAACTGCCGCTCACGGAAGCCGATCTGGACCTCTTCGGTCCCGCGGCGCCGGACCTGCTGCCGCAGCTCGTCACGTCCGGGCTGCTGCGGAGGCGGGCGGCCGGCTGGTACTGGACGCGGCGTGAGCGCGCCGCCGATCTCGCCGACATCCGGGGCGGGGGCGGCCGACCCGTCCAGATCGTCGAGAAGGACACCGGCAGACTGCTGGGCACCGTCGACGAGTCGGCGTCCCACGCCGCCGTGCACGACGGCGCCGTCCACCTGCACCAGGGACGGACCTATCTGGTGCGGCGGCTGGACCTGGCGGACTCGGTCGCGCTGGTCGAGGAGGCCGTCCCGCCGTACTCCACGATCGCGCGCGACACCACCGCCATCTCCGTGCTGGAGACGGACACCGAGATCCCGTGGGGCGGCGGGCGGCTGTGTTACGGCTCCGTCGAGGTCACCAACCAGGTCGTCTCCTTCCTCCGCCGCCGGCTCCTCACCGGCGAGGTCCTGGGGGAGACCACACTCGATCTGCCTCCCCGTACGCTGCGCACCCGCGCCGTCTGGTGGACGGTCACCGAGGACCAGCTCGACGCGGCCCGGATCAATCCGGAGCAGCTGGGCGGCGCCCTGCACGCCGCCGAGCACGCCTCCATCGGGATGCTGCCGCTGTTCGCCACCTGCGACCGCCGGGACATCGGTGGTGTGTCCGTCCCACTCCACCCGGACACGCTGCTGCCGACGGTCTTCGTTTACGACGGCCACCCGGGCGGCGCGGGCTTCGCCGAACGCGCCTTCCACACGGCGCGCGCGTGGCTGTCCGCGACCCGTGAGGCCATCGCGTCGTGCGAGTGCGAGGCGGGCTGCCCGTCGTGCATCCAGTCCCCGAAGTGCGGCAACGGCAACGAGCCTCTGCACAAGCGCGCGGCCGTCCGGCTCCTCGGCGAGCTCCTGAAGGGAGCGCCGCGGTCCGGGCCTCCGGAAACCACGGACCTGCCGGGCCCCCGTCCGCCAGCGACGGCCGAACGGGCCGAGGCCGGCGCGTCCGGCGGCTGA
- a CDS encoding Rv3654c family TadE-like protein, which translates to MNRDRGSATVWAAMAATALCVVFATILALGQAVAARHRAGAAADLAALAAAGYALRGPEAACARAAEIAGAQDARVVRCAVVGEIADVTARAAFGPYAPTVRSRAGPPDALPARAPSAGPPPTAAPDPGPVRPASRTPPSRTPPDRAPGS; encoded by the coding sequence GTGAACCGGGACCGGGGGTCGGCGACGGTCTGGGCGGCCATGGCGGCGACCGCACTGTGCGTCGTGTTCGCGACGATCCTCGCCCTGGGGCAGGCCGTCGCGGCCCGACACCGCGCGGGCGCGGCGGCCGATCTGGCCGCGCTGGCCGCCGCCGGCTACGCGCTGCGCGGACCTGAGGCCGCCTGCGCGCGGGCGGCCGAGATCGCCGGGGCCCAGGACGCTCGGGTGGTGCGGTGCGCCGTGGTCGGGGAGATCGCCGACGTGACCGCGCGGGCGGCCTTCGGCCCGTACGCACCCACGGTCAGGTCCCGAGCGGGACCACCGGACGCGCTGCCCGCGCGGGCGCCCTCGGCCGGACCGCCACCGACGGCCGCACCGGACCCCGGCCCCGTACGACCGGCGTCCCGGACACCGCCGTCCCGGACACCGCCGGACAGGGCTCCGGGCTCGTGA
- a CDS encoding TadE family type IV pilus minor pilin — MRSSEPVTAGEGGDRGAVTAEAALAVPGLVVFVAALLWALTAASAQIQCVDAARAGARAAARSEPRATAVEAARSAAPAGAEITLGRSADLWRVRVEAPTPGPRGIALTLAAEAVAPAEDALAHGAGP; from the coding sequence ATGCGAAGTTCTGAGCCGGTGACGGCCGGCGAGGGCGGCGACCGGGGAGCGGTGACGGCGGAGGCCGCCCTCGCCGTGCCGGGGCTGGTGGTGTTCGTCGCGGCGCTGCTCTGGGCGCTGACGGCGGCGTCCGCGCAGATCCAGTGCGTGGACGCCGCTCGGGCGGGCGCGCGGGCGGCTGCCCGCTCCGAACCCCGGGCGACGGCGGTCGAGGCCGCCCGTTCGGCCGCACCCGCCGGCGCGGAGATCACACTGGGGCGCTCGGCCGACCTGTGGCGGGTGCGGGTGGAGGCCCCGACCCCCGGACCGCGCGGTATCGCCCTGACGCTGGCGGCGGAGGCGGTCGCGCCCGCCGAGGACGCCCTGGCCCACGGGGCGGGGCCGTGA
- a CDS encoding DUF4244 domain-containing protein, protein MSGVSRRRRSRVRVGGGSWFRNRAGADSGMASAEYAMGTLAACGFAAVLYKVVTSGAVSAALESVIGNALDAKF, encoded by the coding sequence ATGAGCGGGGTGAGCCGACGGCGGCGGAGCCGGGTGCGGGTCGGCGGCGGGTCGTGGTTCCGTAACCGGGCGGGGGCGGATTCCGGCATGGCGAGCGCCGAGTACGCGATGGGGACGCTCGCCGCGTGCGGGTTCGCCGCGGTCCTCTACAAGGTGGTCACCAGCGGGGCCGTCTCAGCCGCCCTGGAATCGGTCATCGGAAACGCCCTCGATGCGAAGTTCTGA
- a CDS encoding type II secretion system F family protein, with protein MNGRLAGGDVVHSLWVTVALVAAAVSVTFAWSGRRRERAARRRTVTLLAMATTPDPGHARPEYRAWLRRWGPPLGAGCLGWALVGGAAGGAVGLAGAYAVARWLRTRPGTGAEADEVMAEAARQLPLAADLLAACVTAGAGPREAAEAVGESLGGPVGERLVSTAATLRLGGEPAATWGRFGGIPGAGELARCLERAGSTGAPAAEPVSRVADGLRAERARQATARAGRAQVLITAPVGLCFLPAFLAVGVAPVVIGLAAGLLGGE; from the coding sequence ATGAACGGGCGCCTCGCAGGCGGGGATGTCGTCCACAGCCTGTGGGTGACCGTCGCCCTGGTCGCGGCGGCGGTGTCCGTGACCTTCGCCTGGTCCGGGCGGCGGCGGGAACGAGCCGCGCGCCGCCGGACGGTGACCCTCCTGGCCATGGCGACGACTCCCGACCCTGGACACGCGCGACCGGAGTACCGGGCGTGGCTGCGGCGTTGGGGCCCGCCCCTGGGGGCCGGGTGCCTCGGCTGGGCCCTGGTCGGCGGGGCCGCCGGAGGGGCGGTGGGACTCGCCGGGGCGTACGCCGTCGCGCGGTGGCTGCGTACGCGGCCCGGAACCGGCGCCGAAGCGGACGAGGTGATGGCGGAGGCCGCGCGCCAACTGCCGCTCGCGGCGGATCTGTTGGCCGCCTGCGTCACGGCCGGGGCGGGTCCGCGCGAAGCGGCGGAGGCGGTGGGGGAGTCGCTGGGCGGACCGGTGGGTGAACGGCTGGTCAGTACGGCCGCGACGCTGCGCCTCGGCGGCGAACCGGCGGCGACCTGGGGGCGGTTCGGCGGGATACCGGGCGCCGGGGAGCTGGCCCGCTGTCTGGAGCGGGCCGGGTCCACAGGGGCGCCGGCTGCCGAGCCGGTCTCCCGGGTGGCCGACGGTCTCAGGGCGGAGCGCGCCCGGCAGGCCACGGCCCGCGCGGGCCGGGCGCAGGTGCTGATCACCGCTCCCGTGGGGCTGTGCTTCCTGCCCGCCTTCCTGGCGGTGGGAGTGGCCCCGGTGGTGATCGGCCTGGCCGCCGGGCTGCTGGGCGGCGAGTGA
- a CDS encoding type II secretion system F family protein gives MPVPVPVSVFGAAVCAGLAAWLLVERGRALRRAESLLGGGNDGSTTGAVRRRPVVTWESTLRILRDRLVGWGKEWLALPASVLLALWGESVLPLLAGAVAVPLARRGLRAGETRRAAERRADAVRRLGDALVGELRAGAQPAEALITAVRAVGREFDGPELASVVAAARFGGDVPEALRGAARRPGADGLVGVAACWRVAVDGGAGLADGLDRLGAGLRAERDQRNALRAQLVSAWSSVVVLALLPVAALAMGGAMGADPMRVLLHTPAGLGCLALGLLLEATGLWWARRIVRGGSTP, from the coding sequence ATGCCGGTCCCCGTCCCCGTGTCCGTCTTCGGGGCGGCTGTGTGCGCGGGGCTGGCGGCCTGGCTGCTGGTGGAACGGGGACGGGCCCTGCGGCGCGCGGAGTCGCTCCTCGGTGGGGGCAACGACGGCTCCACCACCGGGGCCGTGAGGCGACGGCCGGTGGTCACCTGGGAGAGCACGTTGCGGATACTCCGCGACCGCCTGGTGGGGTGGGGGAAGGAGTGGCTCGCGTTGCCTGCCTCGGTGCTGCTCGCCCTGTGGGGTGAGTCGGTGCTGCCGCTGCTCGCCGGTGCGGTGGCGGTGCCACTCGCGCGGCGCGGACTGCGGGCCGGGGAGACCCGACGCGCGGCGGAGCGACGGGCCGACGCGGTGCGCCGCCTCGGTGACGCGCTCGTCGGGGAGTTGAGAGCCGGTGCCCAGCCGGCCGAGGCGCTGATCACCGCGGTCCGGGCCGTCGGCCGGGAGTTCGACGGCCCGGAACTCGCCTCGGTGGTCGCGGCGGCCCGGTTCGGCGGCGACGTCCCCGAGGCACTGCGCGGGGCTGCGCGACGACCGGGAGCGGACGGCCTCGTCGGCGTGGCCGCCTGCTGGCGGGTCGCGGTGGACGGCGGAGCGGGACTGGCCGACGGGCTCGACCGCCTCGGCGCCGGACTGCGGGCCGAGCGGGACCAGCGGAACGCCCTGCGGGCCCAGCTGGTCAGCGCGTGGTCCTCGGTGGTGGTGCTGGCGCTCCTGCCCGTGGCTGCCCTGGCCATGGGCGGGGCCATGGGCGCCGACCCGATGAGGGTGCTGCTGCACACCCCGGCCGGTCTGGGCTGCCTGGCCCTGGGCCTGCTGTTGGAGGCGACCGGTCTCTGGTGGGCGCGGCGGATCGTCCGGGGCGGGAGCACGCCATGA
- a CDS encoding TadA family conjugal transfer-associated ATPase: MSTVTLAGGAQVGGALLDAVRQRLAESGAEPTPARVAAALRAQGRLLGDTEVLGAAEELRCELVGTGPLEPLLADASVTDVLVSAPDRVWVDRGRGLELTDVSFSDASSVRRLAQRLAAVAGRRLDDARPWVDARLPDGTRMHAVLPPVAVGSTHLSLRVVRPRAFSPAELTAAGTVPPGGERLLRALIEARVSFLISGGTGSGKTTLLSALLGLVGARERIVLAEDSAELRPDHPHVVRLEARPANQEGAGEVTLEDLVRQALRMRPDRLVVGEVRGAEVTTLLAALNTGHEGGCGTVHANTAADVPARLEALGTAAGLDRAALHSQLAAALSVVIHLVRDLDGRRRIAEVHVLERDAAGLVVPVPALRWGAGGFVYERGWPRLRSLIGRAL; this comes from the coding sequence GTGAGCACCGTGACACTCGCCGGTGGCGCGCAGGTCGGTGGGGCGCTGCTGGACGCCGTACGGCAGCGTCTGGCGGAGAGCGGGGCCGAGCCGACCCCGGCGCGCGTGGCGGCGGCCCTGCGGGCCCAGGGGAGGCTTCTGGGGGACACCGAAGTGCTCGGCGCCGCCGAGGAGTTGCGATGCGAGCTGGTCGGCACGGGGCCGTTGGAGCCCTTGCTGGCCGACGCCTCCGTCACCGACGTCCTGGTCTCGGCGCCCGACCGGGTCTGGGTCGACCGGGGCCGCGGGCTGGAGTTGACGGACGTGTCCTTCTCGGACGCCTCCTCCGTAAGGAGGCTGGCGCAGCGGCTCGCCGCCGTCGCGGGGCGGCGCCTGGACGACGCGCGGCCCTGGGTGGACGCCCGGCTTCCCGACGGGACGCGGATGCACGCGGTGCTGCCGCCGGTGGCCGTCGGCTCGACGCATCTCTCGCTGCGGGTCGTACGCCCCCGGGCCTTCTCCCCGGCGGAGCTCACCGCCGCGGGGACGGTGCCGCCCGGCGGTGAGCGGCTGCTGAGGGCGCTGATCGAGGCACGGGTGTCGTTCCTGATCAGCGGTGGCACGGGGTCGGGCAAGACGACCCTCCTGTCCGCCCTGCTCGGCCTGGTGGGGGCGCGTGAGCGGATCGTACTGGCCGAGGACTCGGCCGAGTTGAGGCCCGATCACCCCCATGTGGTGCGTCTGGAGGCCCGGCCCGCGAACCAGGAGGGCGCGGGTGAGGTGACCCTGGAGGACCTGGTGCGGCAGGCGCTGCGGATGCGGCCCGACCGGCTGGTGGTGGGAGAGGTGCGCGGCGCCGAGGTGACCACGCTGCTGGCCGCCCTGAACACCGGGCACGAAGGCGGCTGCGGGACGGTTCACGCGAACACCGCCGCCGATGTGCCCGCGCGGCTGGAAGCCCTCGGGACGGCCGCCGGCCTCGACCGGGCCGCGCTGCACAGCCAGTTGGCGGCTGCCCTCTCGGTGGTGATCCATCTCGTACGGGACCTGGACGGGAGGCGCCGGATCGCCGAGGTGCACGTCCTGGAGCGGGACGCGGCTGGGCTGGTCGTGCCGGTGCCCGCTCTGCGCTGGGGCGCAGGGGGGTTCGTGTACGAGCGCGGCTGGCCGAGGCTGCGGTCGCTGATCGGGCGTGCGCTGTGA